The following is a genomic window from Corvus hawaiiensis isolate bCorHaw1 chromosome 5, bCorHaw1.pri.cur, whole genome shotgun sequence.
GCTTAGATTTCCATATTTCTCATTAAATATATCTAGTAatcccaaacaaataaaaattcttgTAGTATCATTTTCACAAACTTTCATTCTCATTTTATGGAAGGcttcaaataaattaatttaaaattactttgggATTAGTTTTTGGGGGGAAGACAGttaacaaagaaagaaaaaaactggtccaaattacattttcaaagaaaacatcagTTGATGCCTAGATTTTCAAAAGAGTTCAATATTCATATGTCATGGGGAAAATGATCCAGTGCTGTCACAAGCATCAAAATGGAAGCTGCTTGACCCTTAGGTCTTTTGAAAATTTGGCTCCATCTGTGGATATTAGAATTTTGCCCTGAGTTCTTTGAGGAATTTACAGGTTAATGTCCATTTAACACTACAGAATTTCacaatctttcccttgataacAATATTCAAGTTTTAAAGGCCCTGAATTCCCCTCCAAAgtaacttctgttttccttatatttagttcctttctttcaaaatcCAGGACAGTCTACTTATTCTTCAATTCTTAACCCATTTTTCTATCACTTTGTACTGCAGCTTATCTTTTTAACTACTCACAGAGATTTCAGCCGACTCATTCTACTTGTTCATGGCATCTTGAGCAGATTTATAACACAAATTTTGTCTCAGAAAGTATATATATGGATGGAATGTTTTGACAGCAGTCAGTTTCTTGTACGGTCGATAAGACTGTAAAATTTTGTCTATTGATGTAAAGCTTAGTTTGAGAGATTAGAGAACACTTCCAGATGTTTAGTAAATCAGGATGTCCTGTAAAACTTTGTTTATCTGAGACACATTTTCAAAGTCATCCAGTTCCCACTGAAAGCTAAATATCAccccttttattaaaaaagctgACATATTTCCTCTACACATGATAACATTGATCTGTGGATggaggaattaatttttaaaaaatgcatggaAGAGCATTTAATAGCATGGTTAAAACTGTGATGTCTTAAAGACATAAAATATAATGACAGAGGTTTTTAGGGGGCAGTATTTTCCACTAACCCATCTGATAAactaaagaggaaaatattaacAAGCTTTCAGGCCCACAGATGGTAAACAGAAGAGGCAAAACATGTTTGGAAATACAAACCAGCAGTGACACCTTTTTCTCCTAAATCTATGTGTGTGCAAGCACAGCAGTGTGCCCTTGTGACAGCATTATTAAGGTCAAATATTCTTAAATGACCTAAGAGAAGTGTATTGGTTTGGGTGTCAGCAGGAATCTTCCCACCAACTTCAGTGGCTACATTGATGTCACCTTTGGTAATTGATCCTGAATTTGGGCCTGAGTAGAGGGCACCACTGGCCACTCTCCCAGTGACAGCTTTAGGATTTCCCAAGACTTAAAACTCAGGTGCAGATCATGGGTCTCCTCTGCCAGTGAGCTCTGGTAGCTCAAACTGAAATAAAGGTCAGTCCAACTTGAGAATCCACacaaaaaccagtaaaaacTGGAGACAACAAACAATAAGAAATAGTTCTGCTCCTGTGGAATCTTCTCAGCCTGCTGTGGTAGGAGGTTTGTGGTTAGATGTTGGATGAGAGAaccagagcagcagtgacagtgtACAGAGGGATGGGTATGGCACAGTATCTACTGGATTACTTCAGGAAGCGTGGGTTTGGATCAGTTTAAGCCAAATCCAGTTTATTACCTAAGAGTGCCTCATCCAGCCTTTAAACTGCACTTTTTTAAATGAGAGCCTGTTAACAGCTACCAGGCATAAACTCAAATAAAGGCCAAGCTGGTAACTATAGGAAGGCCAGATGTGAGAATGAACATAACAGTGCAGgggtttggaaggaaaaaaggcagtaaGGTGTCTACATAATTTGCCACGTTCctatgaaaaaaaccaattttaatTCAAAAGCACAACTACACCTGATTTATTCACTGTTGTTCGCCTTGCTCCTACCTTTGCCTCCTGGCAGACTAAGCAGATTTTCGTGAGACTAGATTTCTTGTGTCTGTGCCTACACTTCATTCACATCTATATACATGAGTGGCATATGGCTCTTTAGGCAAACTGGATAACAGTTACACATAAAACCCAAATGTTATTTCCCTGCCTTTGGTGGAGTTATACACTGAATtgtttcagcagcacagcacaactTTAGGgctaaaaaaaccacaacaacacATGCGTATTTTACtcccactttatttttttctatatccCAGTTGgcattttctcattaaaagtgCCAAATAATTGCTCAGACATTTGCTTGTATGATTCCTTTTGTTATGAAACATCTGTATTGACTTATTCTGAgtgaatttttgaaaaatttcaaTTCTTCTTATCTGGAGCCCCAAATCATTAGCTGAAAGTTTATTTTGAGTTCCAGTTCACATAATTTCAAGATATCCTCGCTCATGACTTTGTAATTACCTTAGCAATTTAACTGAATATCATGAGGTTTTATATATCCCTTTTTTGACAGATCCTGAATCCCAAATGTTCATGTGATTTTGTAGTTTGTATTTACTAAATTTTAAACCCATATTGAACCAGTTAGATCACACATTCTTTCTGCCTAATCCCAGTCACACCAAGTCTTAGACTTCAAATTCTTGCACCTTGCCCTCTCAGATCCTAGATACCATTATGAAACTTCCAAATATGTGGAACTGGCCACAAATATTAgaaagatgtttcagagatTATTCAGGTCTCATGTTAAAAACATACTATTTGCTTCCTGTTCGAACTTTAAAAACCCCAGCTTCCATTTATTTAATCTTCCTGGGGCTTTCCAAGCTTTTTAAAAGACTCCTCCTTATCAGGTTGCTGTCTGTTTAGGAGGACTTGAGACAGCATCTGatttcaatttcattttgttctaTATGCTACACTTTGTTTATGTGATTACTGCTTCTGCATTTCAGTCTTCATTTAGAATTTGTTTCCTGACAGTTTAGTTTCAACATCACGTCCTTTCCCTTTTAAATGCCGTCACAACATGTTTGCTGATTACTcttcaggtgaaaaaaaaaaaaaaaacaaaccaccgtCGAGTAAATTGCTTACAGAATAGGATAACAGGATCATAATATCCAGAGGAATTTTTCTTCCTATCAGAACTAAGCTTATTCACTTCCAAGCCTTCAAAATCCAATCCACAAAGTCACGCAGAAACAGAGAACGGCAGAGCCAGCGCTGGTAGCACCACAAAGGTGACTGGAAACAGAGTATCCCTTATCACTCCCTAAAGTCCGGGCTATTCTGTTGCAACTTGTTCATCGTTACaagtgttttattattttacaagtTTTACAGCGAAAGTGACTCTCTCTTGGAGGTACATGCCTTCGCTAAGCACAGGTTTGCACTACAAAGAATGATCCGGGCAGCAATAAGGGAACGCGTACCAGACAGCAACTCCCTTGGGGACCTCTCTGGGTCCAGGTGGGGCACCGGGGAGAGGCACGGGCCggctgctcagcctgggaaTGCCCTCAGGCAGAGCACCAGATCCCTCTCTTTAGCAGGGTGATGACGATGAAGGCGCGTTCCAGAGTCAGGAACACCGAGCCCAGTGCCCAGTGCGCAGTGCCCTGTTCCCAGTGCCCAGTGCCCAgtgccctgtccccagtgccctgtccccagtgcccagtGCGCAGTGCCCGCACCCGCCCGGAgcccccggcgctgccgccggACGGTCCCGGGCGGCCAAGGGCGCCCCCCAGCGCGCGAGGCGGGCACTGCAGGCAGCGGCCGCCCGGGCTCGGCGCGCCGGGAGCGCAACCGGCGCCTCCGCTCCTCGCACCGGCACCTGCCACCCCCCCCATCGCACCGGAACCTGCCACCCCCGGGGCggccgccgcgcccccgccgaGCCGCGCCGCGCCCGGCAGAAACACCTGTCCGGCCGCCGAGCGGCGGCGAGCGCCGCAGCACCTCGCCCGCCGCTCCTCCCGGGGGCCGCCGCGGGGAATCTCCCGTCGGGCCGCCCGCAGGGCTCGGGGTGCTCGGGGCGCGGGACGGGCGCGGGCGACGCCGCTCAGGGCGCTCCTGCGCCCGCCGGGGGTTCcgccggggcgggcgcggcggccgCACCTGCGGGCACTGAGCATGCGCGCGGCGCGGGGCACGCCGCGATTGGGAGCGCGGAGCCAGAGTGGGACGGAGCCGCCGGGAGCCGCTCCATGGGAGTTGatgccgccgctgctgccgcctcgGACCCCGCGCCCTGCGAGGATCCAGCTCCCGCCGGGGACTCCTGCCGGCCGCGCGGCGTCTTCTCCGGAGCCGCGGGCTGCCCGGAGCCGGGCATGaccgggcgggcggcgggggccaGCCGTGCCCCGCTGCCCCCTCGCCGGGGGCCGGGCGGAGGCGGCGCCGCCGCGCTCCCTGCCGCGCCGGGGGGGCGCCGCCCGGCCGTGCCCTgaggagcggcggcggcggcggcggcggggggacGCGGGACCGGCGGCGGGGCGCGATgagggcggcggggcggcggcggcggggcggcggggcggggcgggggctccGCCGGGCTCTCTAGGACGCCGGCGCCCCGCACACCCACCATGGATCTGCTGCTGTTGGTGAACACGAGCCTGGGCTCCTCCAACGAGTCCCTGGCGCTGCCCCCCGCCTCGCCGTCCTCCTCGGCCCTCCTGCAGCCGCCCTCCCCCTACTCGCCGGCGGCCGTGGCCAGCCTGGCGGCAGTGGTGGGCTTCCTCATCGTTTTCACCATCGTGGGCAACGTGCTGGTGGTGATAGCTGTGCTCACCAGCCGGGCGCTGAGAGCCCCCCAGAACCTCTTCCTGGTGTCCCTGGCCAGCGCGGACATCCTGGTGGCTACCCTGGTCATGCCTTTCTCCTTAGCCAACGAGCTTATGAATTACTGGTACTTCGGCAAGGCTTGGTGTAACATTTACCTGGCGCTGGATGTGCTCTTCTGTACCTCGTCCATTGTCCACCTGTGCGCCATCAGTCTCGACAGGTATTGGTCGGTCACACAGGCGGTGGAGTACAACCTCAAACGGACACCCCGGCGGATCAAGGCCATCATCCTCACCGTGTGGCTCATTTCAGCCATCATCTCCTTCCCACCATTGATCTCCGTGTACCGGGACCCTGAAGGAGATGTCTTTCCCCAGTGCAAGCTCAATGACGAGACATGGTACATCCTTTCTTCTTGCATTGGCTCTTTCTTTGCCCCCTGCCTCATCATGGTGTTGGTCTATATCCGCATCTACCGCGTGGCCAAGCTAAGGACCAGGACCCTCTCTGAGAAGCGTACAATGCCAGAGGGGTCCTCCCAGACTGAGAACGGCTTGAGCCGCGCTGCCGGCGGCTGCACGTCCCTGAGAATGCAGCTGGGAGAGAATGGACATTATTCAGTGCACCACTGGCGCAAAGCCTCTGAGCTGGAGGACATTGAGCTGGAGGAGAGCAGCACCTCAGAGAGCAGGCGGAGGCGGAGCCGGGAGGAGCATCGCCGCAAAAGCAAGAGCCAGTCCTTCTCCTACTCATACTCCTCCAAGCACTCCAGTAGCCGTCTGTCCCGTGCCAGCAATCGCTCCATGCAGTTCTTCTCATATCGCCGTCGCCGGAAGCGTAGCAGCATCTGCCGTAAGAAAGTTGCCCAGGCCCGGGAGAAACGCTTCACTTTTGTGCTGGCAGTGGTCATGGGGGTCTTTGTAGTTTGCTGgttcccttttttcttcagctACAGCCTCTATGGTATTTGCCGGGAGGCATGTGAGGTCCCTGAGACTCTCTTCAAGTTCTTCTTCTGGATTGGGTATTGCAATAGCTCCCTCAACCCAGTCATCTACACCATCTTCAACCAGGACTTCCGCAGGTCCTTTAAACACATTCTTtttaagaagaagaagaagaactTCCGGCATTGAGCCGGAGGGATGGATTTGCCTCCAGCAGGAGTAGAGTTAAAAGAGAAGGCTCAGTGCTGGaaaagaagggagggaagagaacATGGGGCTTGGGCttagggagaaggaagagggcTCGCCCCCTCTCTGGAGCAGGTTGATGCTgtgggggacagggatggtGTCGGGGAAGCTGAGGGCATTCACTGTGGTACAGAATGGTGACATGGTGCTGggggagcagtgctggagcgTGGAGGGGTAAATGGGGAGGGAGTGATTGAACTCTGACGGAGGGCACTGGGAACCTGCAGAGGAAAACAGGCTGAGACACAGAGTTTGGGAGGCAGTGAGCATTCAGGGGCTCTGGAATTTtgtgggaaaacaaaaagagacaTCAAGAGGAAAGGGTTAAGTGGCAGTGGTAGTGGAGATTCAAGTATAAATAGGGCAGCTGGGGCCCATGGTGGATTTGTAAGTAAGAAATTGGCTTTTACTGCTTATGTGGGGAAGGAAAGTGCAAAGTACCAAGCACTGACAGTGTTTTAAGTTATGAAAGGATTTAAATGTttgccaaaaaaaccctaaagaaCAATCCAAACTCTTTTCTAAATAAACCTTTGTACTGTTAAAACCTTTTGAATCATGATTTTGCACAAGGGATGAAGTCAAAGCatggggttttcttttcctttggaggGGTCTTTGCCTATAGAGCTGgataggaaatatttttcctatctTCCCACAGGTTTTGATTATTCAGTGGGAGAAACCTGGGAGTCTCACATTTTTTCATGAAGCATGAAAAGGAGCACATATACCCCATGACCTCATTTCCTCCTGCTGGATCATCAGGCAGTAAATTGCTGCTCCATCCTGCTCACATCAGTGACCTAAGGACCTTGCTGTCCTGGAGCagatagtgaaaaaaaaaaaaaaaaaaaagaaatcattctgATCAACTCGCCTAACAttttttgagattaaaaaaaagaaaaaaaaaaaaagatcaagtTTCCACTTCAATGTGCCCAGGGGaacttttcctccccttttcttAAGTCTCCCTTCAAAGGCTAAACTCAGGGCTGGATGCATGCTCCTCATTCTCAGACAGGCAGTTGAAGGTGTTCTGATATGCAGGTTTTCAGAGAAGGAGCAATCACCCCACTACTAATGTCTTTAAATCCTTCATATTTACAGTCTTAGAGCAACTAAAtcctttatatttattttttaatgagaagCATACATTGCAGATTGTCAGTGGAGTATATGAACAAATCTTGAAAGGAGGTGCAGCTGTTTTAAACCTTTAGTGTTAATGTTGCTTGCTTTCCCTTCTTCTGTTTGCATTTCTAGCTTATGGTTTTAGAGGATTTTGTTGGGAGGAGGGGCAGAAGAGGGGAGAACAGTTTGAAAAGTTATTAAAGCAAACTGTATTTCCCATGGGTTTATAAAATGTCATAAACTGCAGTAAAGGAAATGAGAGACAGGGACTGGTGTCTGTACATTCATCACTGAATGCATACCATGTGTAAGAGTGAGCTGAGCATTTACATTCCttcttcagctgtgctgctgcaaggtgtgttttctgtttgtggAGCAAATACTGCTCCTTTCTATGTTTATCACTCCTTCCATAGGCAGCAGGATTTGGCATCTGCCTCAAATGAACATTTCCACAGCAAACagttcttggaaaaaaaaaaaagaattaaatctaATCACATATGACAGTCTTCTTAAAACAGCAGAATTGAATCTATATCAGAGAATCATCAGATATCCCCTTCCTTACTCCCTCTGTTCTATCTGGGAGGTGACTGTAGCCTCTCTTCTCTTGAAATCTCTGTAGcataaggaaaaagaatagAGCAATCACTTTATTTCATCAGTTTTTCATAATAAGCATTTGGGTCACTTAACCCTGGAAAAGGAGACTGTCAGTGACTGAGGTTCTGGTGTTCCTTCAATAGACAATTTAACTCAAATTCAAGTGGGAGTTCTGCTGAAGTAGGGACTAGATGATTGCACCAAATGCATTAGAagtttgcttggttttgctAAAGAAACAACTGAGATATTTTCAAAGTTCCAAATCCGTAACTTATCAGATGCTGTCTTGAAATAAGGCCCAGAGTGTGAAAAGATTTGAGCTTTGTTTAAATAACAAATGGTTTGGTGCAAATGCATACCTGAGATAAAGGAGAGA
Proteins encoded in this region:
- the ADRA2C gene encoding alpha-2C adrenergic receptor, with amino-acid sequence MDLLLLVNTSLGSSNESLALPPASPSSSALLQPPSPYSPAAVASLAAVVGFLIVFTIVGNVLVVIAVLTSRALRAPQNLFLVSLASADILVATLVMPFSLANELMNYWYFGKAWCNIYLALDVLFCTSSIVHLCAISLDRYWSVTQAVEYNLKRTPRRIKAIILTVWLISAIISFPPLISVYRDPEGDVFPQCKLNDETWYILSSCIGSFFAPCLIMVLVYIRIYRVAKLRTRTLSEKRTMPEGSSQTENGLSRAAGGCTSLRMQLGENGHYSVHHWRKASELEDIELEESSTSESRRRRSREEHRRKSKSQSFSYSYSSKHSSSRLSRASNRSMQFFSYRRRRKRSSICRKKVAQAREKRFTFVLAVVMGVFVVCWFPFFFSYSLYGICREACEVPETLFKFFFWIGYCNSSLNPVIYTIFNQDFRRSFKHILFKKKKKNFRH